From Budorcas taxicolor isolate Tak-1 chromosome 19, Takin1.1, whole genome shotgun sequence, the proteins below share one genomic window:
- the ACLY gene encoding ATP-citrate synthase isoform X2, whose translation MSAKAISEQTGKELLYKYICTTSAIQNRFKYARVTPDTDWARLLQDHPWLLSQSLVVKPDQLIKRRGKLGLVGVNLTLDGVKSWLKPRLGQEATVGKATGFLKNFLIEPFVPHTQEEEFYVCIYATREGDYVLFHHEGGVDVGDVDAKAQKLLVAVDEKLNPEDIKKHLLVHAPEDKKEILASFISGLFNFYEDLYFTYLEINPLVVTKDGVYILDLAAKVDATADYICKVKWGDIEFPPPFGREAYPEEAYIADLDAKSGASLKLTLLNPKGRIWTMVAGGGASVVYSDTICDLGGVNELANYGEYSGAPSEQQTYDYAKTILSLMTREKHPDGKILIIGGSIANFTNVAATFKGIVRAIRDYQGPLKEHEVTIFVRRGGPNYQEGLRVMGEVGKTTGIPIHVFGTETHMTAIVGMALGHRPIPNQPPTAAHTANFLLNASGSTSTPVPSRTASFSESRTDEVAPAKKAKPAMPQGKSATLFSRHTKAIVWGMQTRAVQGMLDFDYVCSRDEPSVAAMVYPFTGDHKQKFYWGHKEILIPVFKNMADAMKKHPEVDVLINFASLRSAYDSTMETMNYTQIRTIAIIAEGIPEALTRKLIKKAEQKGVTIIGPATVGGIKPGCFKIGNTGGMLDNILASKLYRPGSVAYVSRSGGMSNELNNIISRTTDGVYEGVAIGGDRYPGSTFMDHVLRYQDTPGVKMIVVLGEIGGTEEYKICRGVTEGRITKPVVCWCIGTCAAMFSSEVQFGHAGACANQASETAVAKNQALKEAGVFVPRSFDELGEIIQSVYEDLVARGVIVPAQEVPPPTVPMDYSWARELGLIRKPASFMTSICDERGQELIYAGMPITEVFKEEMGIGGVLGLLWFQKRLPKYSCQFIEMCLMVTADHGPAVSGAHNTIICARAGKDLVSSLTSGLLTIGDRFGGALDAAAKMFSKAFDSGIIPMEFVNKMKKEGKLIMGIGHRVKSINNPDMRVQILKDYVRQHFPATPLLDYALEVEKITTSKKPNLILNVDGLIGVAFVDMLRHCGSFTREEADEYIDIGALNGIFVLGRSMGFIGHYLDQKRLKQGLYRHPWDDISYVLPEHMSM comes from the exons ATGTCGGCCAAGGCGATTTCTGAGCAGACAGGCAAAGAACTCCTCTACAAGTACATCTGCACCACCTCAGCCATCCAGAACCGCTTCAAGTACGCCCGGGTCACCCCTGACACAGACTGGGCCCGGCTGTTGCAGGACCACCCGTGGCTGCTCAGCCAG AGCTTGGTGGTCAAGCCAGACCAGCTGATCAAACGGCGTGGAAAGCTGGGCCTAGTTGGGGTCAACCTCACTCTGGATGGAGTCAAATCCTGGCTGAAGCCACGCCTGGGACAGGAGGCTACA GTTGGCAAGGCCACAGGCTTCCTCAAGAACTTCCTGATCGAACCCTTCGTCCCACACACTCAG GAGGAAGAGTTCTACGTCTGCATCTACGCTACCCGAGAAGGGGACTATGTCTTGTTCCACCACGAGGGTGGGGTGGACGTGGGCGACGTGGATGCCAAAGCCCAGAAACTGCTCGTTGCCGTGGATGAGAAGCTGAATCCCGAGgacatcaagaaacacctgctGGTCCACGCCCCTGAAGACAAGAAAGA AATTCTGGCCAGCTTTATCTCCGGCCTCTTCAATTTCTATGAGGATCTGTACTTCACCTACCTCGAGATCAACCCCCTTG TCGTGACCAAAGATGGCGTCTACATCCTTGACTTGGCCGCCAAGGTGGATGCCACTGCTGACTACATCTGCAAAGTGAAGTGGGGTGACATAGAGTTCCCGCCCCCCTTCGGACGGGAGGCTTACCCAGAG GAAGCCTACATCGCAGATCTGGACGCCAAAAGCGGGGCAAGCTTGAAGCTGACTTTGCTGAATCCCAAGGGGAGAATCTGGACCATGGTGGCTGGAGGGGGTGCCTCTGTCGTGTACAG TGACACCATCTGCGACCTGGGGGGTGTCAACGAGCTGGCGAACTACGGGGAGTACTCGGGCGCCCCCAGCGAGCAACAGACCTATGACTATGCCAAGACGATCCTCTCCCTTATGACCCGCGAGAAGCACCCAGATG GCAAGATCCTCATCATCGGAGGCAGCATTGCAAACTTCACCAACGTGGCTGCCACATTCAAG GGCATCGTGAGAGCAATTCGAGATTACCAGGGTCCCCTGAAGGAGCACGAGGTCACGATCTTTGTCCGAAGAGGTGGCCCCAACTATCAGGAGGGCTTACGGGTCATGGGAGAAGTCG GGAAGACCACCGGGATCCCCATTCACGTCTTCGGCACCGAGACTCACATGACGGCCATCGTGGGCATGGCCCTGGGCCATCGGCCCATCCCCAATCAGCCGCCCACAGCGGCCCACACCGCCAACTTCCTCCTCAACGCCAGCGGGAGCACTTCA ACTCCGGTCCCCAGCAGGACAGCATCTTTTTCTGAGTCCAGAACTGATGAGGTGGCCCCTGCCAAGAAGGCCAAGCCTGCCATGCCCCAAG GAAAGAGCGCCACCCTCTTCAGCCGCCACACCAAGGCCATTGTGTGGGGCATGCAGACCCGGGCTGTGCAGGGCATGCTGGACTTCGACTACGTCTGCTCCCGTGACGAGCCCTCGGTGGCTGCCATGGTCTACCCGTTCAC CGGGGACCACAAACAGAAGTTTTACTGGGGTCACAAGGAGATCCTGATCCCAGTCTTCAAGAACATGGCTGATGCCATGAAGAAGCACCCGGAGGTAGACGTGCTAATCAACTTCGCCTCCCTGCGCTCAGCCTATGACAGCACCATGGAGACCATGAATTACACTCAG ATACGGACCATCGCCATCATAGCCGAAGGCATCCCTGAGGCCCTCACGAGGAAGCTGATCAAGAAGGCGGAGCAGAAGGGAGTGACCATCATTGGACCTGCCACC GTTGGTGGCATCAAGCCCGGGTGCTTTAAGATCGGGAACACTGGCGGAATGCTGGACAACATCCTGGCCTCTAAGCTGTACCGCCCAGGCAGTGTGGCCTACGTCTCGCGTTCGGGAGGCATGTCCAACGAGCTCAACAATATCATCTCTCGAACCACGGATGGCGTCTACGAGGGCGTGGCCATTGGTGGGGACAG GTACCCCGGCTCAACGTTTATGGATCACGTGTTACGTTATCAGGACACTCCAGGAGTCAAGATGATTGTGGTTCTCGGAGAG ATAGGGGGCACGGAGGAGTATAAGATCTGCCGGGGCGTCACGGAGGGCCGCATCACCAAGCCCGTGGTCTGCTGGTGCATCGGGACCTGTGCGGCCATGTTCTCCTCCGAG GTCCAGTTCGGCCACGCTGGAGCTTGTGCCAATCAGGCTTCCGAAACTGCAGTTGCCAAGAACCAGGCCTTGAAGGAGGCCGGAGTGTTTGTGCCCCGGAGCTTCGATGAGCTTGGAGAAATCATCCA GTCCGTGTACGAGGATCTTGTGGCCAGAGGAGTCATTGTACCTGCTCAGGAGGTTCCGCCCCCCACGGTACCCATGGACTACTCTTGGGCCCGG GAGTTGGGCTTGATCCGCAAACCTGCCTCGTTCATGACCAGCATCTGTGACGAGCGAGGACAGGAGCTTATCTACGCAGGCATGCCCATCACCGAGGTCTTCAAGGAGGAGATGGGCATTGGCGGGGTCCTCGGCCTCCTCTGGTTCCAGAAAAG GTTGCCCAAATACTCTTGCCAGTTCATAGAGATGTGCCTGATGGTGACAGCTGATCACGggcctgccgtctctggggctcATAACACCATCATCTGTGCTCGGGCCGGCAAGGACCTGGTCTCCAGCCTTACCTCGGGACTGCTCACCATC GGCGACCGGTTTGGGGGTGCCCTGGATGCAGCAGCCAAGATGTTCAGCAAGGCCTTTGACAGTGGCATCATCCCCATGGAGTTCGTGAACAagatgaagaaggaaggaaagcttATCATGGGCATTGGTCACCGAGTAAAGTCG ATCAACAATCCAGACATGCGCGTGCAGATTCTCAAAGATTATGTCAGACAGCACTTCCC
- the ACLY gene encoding ATP-citrate synthase isoform X1: MSAKAISEQTGKELLYKYICTTSAIQNRFKYARVTPDTDWARLLQDHPWLLSQSLVVKPDQLIKRRGKLGLVGVNLTLDGVKSWLKPRLGQEATVGKATGFLKNFLIEPFVPHTQEEEFYVCIYATREGDYVLFHHEGGVDVGDVDAKAQKLLVAVDEKLNPEDIKKHLLVHAPEDKKEILASFISGLFNFYEDLYFTYLEINPLVVTKDGVYILDLAAKVDATADYICKVKWGDIEFPPPFGREAYPEEAYIADLDAKSGASLKLTLLNPKGRIWTMVAGGGASVVYSDTICDLGGVNELANYGEYSGAPSEQQTYDYAKTILSLMTREKHPDGKILIIGGSIANFTNVAATFKGIVRAIRDYQGPLKEHEVTIFVRRGGPNYQEGLRVMGEVGKTTGIPIHVFGTETHMTAIVGMALGHRPIPNQPPTAAHTANFLLNASGSTSTPVPSRTASFSESRTDEVAPAKKAKPAMPQDSVPSPRPLQGKSATLFSRHTKAIVWGMQTRAVQGMLDFDYVCSRDEPSVAAMVYPFTGDHKQKFYWGHKEILIPVFKNMADAMKKHPEVDVLINFASLRSAYDSTMETMNYTQIRTIAIIAEGIPEALTRKLIKKAEQKGVTIIGPATVGGIKPGCFKIGNTGGMLDNILASKLYRPGSVAYVSRSGGMSNELNNIISRTTDGVYEGVAIGGDRYPGSTFMDHVLRYQDTPGVKMIVVLGEIGGTEEYKICRGVTEGRITKPVVCWCIGTCAAMFSSEVQFGHAGACANQASETAVAKNQALKEAGVFVPRSFDELGEIIQSVYEDLVARGVIVPAQEVPPPTVPMDYSWARELGLIRKPASFMTSICDERGQELIYAGMPITEVFKEEMGIGGVLGLLWFQKRLPKYSCQFIEMCLMVTADHGPAVSGAHNTIICARAGKDLVSSLTSGLLTIGDRFGGALDAAAKMFSKAFDSGIIPMEFVNKMKKEGKLIMGIGHRVKSINNPDMRVQILKDYVRQHFPATPLLDYALEVEKITTSKKPNLILNVDGLIGVAFVDMLRHCGSFTREEADEYIDIGALNGIFVLGRSMGFIGHYLDQKRLKQGLYRHPWDDISYVLPEHMSM, translated from the exons ATGTCGGCCAAGGCGATTTCTGAGCAGACAGGCAAAGAACTCCTCTACAAGTACATCTGCACCACCTCAGCCATCCAGAACCGCTTCAAGTACGCCCGGGTCACCCCTGACACAGACTGGGCCCGGCTGTTGCAGGACCACCCGTGGCTGCTCAGCCAG AGCTTGGTGGTCAAGCCAGACCAGCTGATCAAACGGCGTGGAAAGCTGGGCCTAGTTGGGGTCAACCTCACTCTGGATGGAGTCAAATCCTGGCTGAAGCCACGCCTGGGACAGGAGGCTACA GTTGGCAAGGCCACAGGCTTCCTCAAGAACTTCCTGATCGAACCCTTCGTCCCACACACTCAG GAGGAAGAGTTCTACGTCTGCATCTACGCTACCCGAGAAGGGGACTATGTCTTGTTCCACCACGAGGGTGGGGTGGACGTGGGCGACGTGGATGCCAAAGCCCAGAAACTGCTCGTTGCCGTGGATGAGAAGCTGAATCCCGAGgacatcaagaaacacctgctGGTCCACGCCCCTGAAGACAAGAAAGA AATTCTGGCCAGCTTTATCTCCGGCCTCTTCAATTTCTATGAGGATCTGTACTTCACCTACCTCGAGATCAACCCCCTTG TCGTGACCAAAGATGGCGTCTACATCCTTGACTTGGCCGCCAAGGTGGATGCCACTGCTGACTACATCTGCAAAGTGAAGTGGGGTGACATAGAGTTCCCGCCCCCCTTCGGACGGGAGGCTTACCCAGAG GAAGCCTACATCGCAGATCTGGACGCCAAAAGCGGGGCAAGCTTGAAGCTGACTTTGCTGAATCCCAAGGGGAGAATCTGGACCATGGTGGCTGGAGGGGGTGCCTCTGTCGTGTACAG TGACACCATCTGCGACCTGGGGGGTGTCAACGAGCTGGCGAACTACGGGGAGTACTCGGGCGCCCCCAGCGAGCAACAGACCTATGACTATGCCAAGACGATCCTCTCCCTTATGACCCGCGAGAAGCACCCAGATG GCAAGATCCTCATCATCGGAGGCAGCATTGCAAACTTCACCAACGTGGCTGCCACATTCAAG GGCATCGTGAGAGCAATTCGAGATTACCAGGGTCCCCTGAAGGAGCACGAGGTCACGATCTTTGTCCGAAGAGGTGGCCCCAACTATCAGGAGGGCTTACGGGTCATGGGAGAAGTCG GGAAGACCACCGGGATCCCCATTCACGTCTTCGGCACCGAGACTCACATGACGGCCATCGTGGGCATGGCCCTGGGCCATCGGCCCATCCCCAATCAGCCGCCCACAGCGGCCCACACCGCCAACTTCCTCCTCAACGCCAGCGGGAGCACTTCA ACTCCGGTCCCCAGCAGGACAGCATCTTTTTCTGAGTCCAGAACTGATGAGGTGGCCCCTGCCAAGAAGGCCAAGCCTGCCATGCCCCAAG ATTCAGTCCCAAGTCCAAGACCCCTGCAAG GAAAGAGCGCCACCCTCTTCAGCCGCCACACCAAGGCCATTGTGTGGGGCATGCAGACCCGGGCTGTGCAGGGCATGCTGGACTTCGACTACGTCTGCTCCCGTGACGAGCCCTCGGTGGCTGCCATGGTCTACCCGTTCAC CGGGGACCACAAACAGAAGTTTTACTGGGGTCACAAGGAGATCCTGATCCCAGTCTTCAAGAACATGGCTGATGCCATGAAGAAGCACCCGGAGGTAGACGTGCTAATCAACTTCGCCTCCCTGCGCTCAGCCTATGACAGCACCATGGAGACCATGAATTACACTCAG ATACGGACCATCGCCATCATAGCCGAAGGCATCCCTGAGGCCCTCACGAGGAAGCTGATCAAGAAGGCGGAGCAGAAGGGAGTGACCATCATTGGACCTGCCACC GTTGGTGGCATCAAGCCCGGGTGCTTTAAGATCGGGAACACTGGCGGAATGCTGGACAACATCCTGGCCTCTAAGCTGTACCGCCCAGGCAGTGTGGCCTACGTCTCGCGTTCGGGAGGCATGTCCAACGAGCTCAACAATATCATCTCTCGAACCACGGATGGCGTCTACGAGGGCGTGGCCATTGGTGGGGACAG GTACCCCGGCTCAACGTTTATGGATCACGTGTTACGTTATCAGGACACTCCAGGAGTCAAGATGATTGTGGTTCTCGGAGAG ATAGGGGGCACGGAGGAGTATAAGATCTGCCGGGGCGTCACGGAGGGCCGCATCACCAAGCCCGTGGTCTGCTGGTGCATCGGGACCTGTGCGGCCATGTTCTCCTCCGAG GTCCAGTTCGGCCACGCTGGAGCTTGTGCCAATCAGGCTTCCGAAACTGCAGTTGCCAAGAACCAGGCCTTGAAGGAGGCCGGAGTGTTTGTGCCCCGGAGCTTCGATGAGCTTGGAGAAATCATCCA GTCCGTGTACGAGGATCTTGTGGCCAGAGGAGTCATTGTACCTGCTCAGGAGGTTCCGCCCCCCACGGTACCCATGGACTACTCTTGGGCCCGG GAGTTGGGCTTGATCCGCAAACCTGCCTCGTTCATGACCAGCATCTGTGACGAGCGAGGACAGGAGCTTATCTACGCAGGCATGCCCATCACCGAGGTCTTCAAGGAGGAGATGGGCATTGGCGGGGTCCTCGGCCTCCTCTGGTTCCAGAAAAG GTTGCCCAAATACTCTTGCCAGTTCATAGAGATGTGCCTGATGGTGACAGCTGATCACGggcctgccgtctctggggctcATAACACCATCATCTGTGCTCGGGCCGGCAAGGACCTGGTCTCCAGCCTTACCTCGGGACTGCTCACCATC GGCGACCGGTTTGGGGGTGCCCTGGATGCAGCAGCCAAGATGTTCAGCAAGGCCTTTGACAGTGGCATCATCCCCATGGAGTTCGTGAACAagatgaagaaggaaggaaagcttATCATGGGCATTGGTCACCGAGTAAAGTCG ATCAACAATCCAGACATGCGCGTGCAGATTCTCAAAGATTATGTCAGACAGCACTTCCC